Proteins encoded in a region of the Acidobacteriota bacterium genome:
- a CDS encoding GWxTD domain-containing protein codes for MKSTKYWLFLIGFLFLYGGWLPPGKARESLKDWINGPVRIIALSSEKKLFKRLKTDAERRKFIEIFWKRRDPNPETSENEFKKEFEERVEYANLHFIERGLKGWETARGQIYILFGPPSREWRENLVGVPRLAYFWYYDNPPTSYLRWDEALVFADIFNNRRYYLLRPFPRDIFDLYFYRQTPRSMIDLIPVEYFRPMEDVREKLIVRRDIDYSELTGKREGISVSAIPFDLSYHLTGRKNKRGEEILVTIGINYTDFTYYQEKGLLKAKLKLTLEVRTEKGKLIEKKDKEVELSLMKNELVQRSKSKYEERITIYLPPGGYYLTAKLEDKRTGAKGVKEQFVDIPPEEEAYQ; via the coding sequence ATGAAATCAACGAAATATTGGTTATTCCTCATCGGTTTCCTCTTTCTTTATGGAGGATGGCTTCCTCCGGGGAAGGCACGGGAATCCCTGAAGGATTGGATCAACGGTCCGGTAAGGATAATTGCCCTTTCCTCTGAGAAAAAACTGTTCAAAAGGCTGAAAACGGATGCGGAAAGGCGCAAGTTTATTGAGATATTCTGGAAGCGTCGTGATCCGAACCCAGAGACATCGGAGAATGAGTTCAAGAAGGAATTTGAGGAGAGGGTGGAGTATGCCAATCTTCACTTTATTGAGCGAGGGCTCAAAGGTTGGGAGACTGCCCGGGGACAGATATACATCCTTTTTGGTCCTCCTTCTCGTGAATGGCGAGAGAATCTTGTTGGGGTCCCTCGACTTGCCTACTTTTGGTATTACGATAATCCTCCAACTTCTTACTTAAGATGGGACGAAGCGCTTGTCTTCGCCGATATTTTCAACAACAGAAGGTATTATCTACTTCGCCCCTTTCCCCGTGATATCTTCGATCTTTACTTCTACCGTCAGACCCCTCGGTCTATGATAGACCTAATCCCGGTGGAATACTTCAGACCTATGGAAGATGTTCGGGAAAAGTTGATCGTGCGACGCGATATTGACTACTCAGAACTCACCGGAAAGCGAGAAGGGATTTCCGTTTCTGCTATACCTTTTGATCTAAGCTATCATCTAACCGGGAGAAAAAACAAAAGGGGAGAAGAGATCCTCGTCACAATAGGGATAAATTATACCGATTTCACTTATTACCAGGAGAAGGGGCTGCTAAAGGCGAAATTGAAGTTGACGCTCGAGGTACGGACAGAAAAAGGAAAATTGATAGAGAAAAAGGATAAAGAGGTAGAGCTCTCTTTAATGAAGAACGAATTGGTGCAAAGAAGCAAATCGAAGTATGAGGAACGAATAACTATATATCTTCCTCCTGGTGGATACTATCTTACAGCTAAACTCGAAGATAAACGGACAGGTGCTAAAGGGGTAAAGGAGCAGTTCGTAGATATCCCCCCTGAAGAGGAGGCCTACCAATGA
- a CDS encoding GWxTD domain-containing protein, whose amino-acid sequence MIVLSSEKRLFEKLKTDAERRKFIEIFWKRRDPNPETSENEFKKEFEERVEYANLHFIERGLKGWETARGQIYILFGPPEEEKREAIAGIKRPVIFWYYQSLPPPFYNPLIFADIKGNGRYYLLRNIPEVTGLVSPANTIRKGEELIPKWYHPMITKLKEKQIKVNGLSYPFLEREITGSFSQLPFPFHYRVKIGESGDVKVIIEVNYRSLTYYQEGERLHLLLRVRCALFSQKGPFLKKEESKSLFFTREELLKKGDESIYFELSFTAPSGSYLLRLSLIDEKSGEKSAGEVRINIP is encoded by the coding sequence GTGATCGTTCTTTCCTCCGAGAAGAGGTTGTTTGAGAAGCTGAAAACGGATGCGGAAAGGCGCAAGTTTATCGAGATATTCTGGAAGCGTCGTGATCCGAACCCAGAGACATCGGAGAATGAGTTCAAGAAGGAATTTGAGGAGAGGGTGGAATATGCCAACCTTCACTTTATTGAGCGAGGGCTCAAAGGTTGGGAGACCGCCCGGGGACAGATATACATCCTTTTTGGTCCTCCGGAGGAAGAGAAGAGAGAAGCGATAGCTGGTATAAAGCGTCCGGTTATCTTCTGGTACTATCAAAGTCTTCCCCCTCCTTTCTATAACCCGTTAATCTTCGCCGATATCAAAGGAAATGGGAGATACTATCTATTGAGGAACATTCCGGAGGTGACGGGGTTGGTAAGTCCAGCCAACACCATAAGGAAGGGGGAAGAACTTATCCCGAAGTGGTATCACCCTATGATCACCAAATTAAAGGAAAAACAGATTAAAGTTAATGGGTTAAGTTATCCCTTTTTAGAAAGAGAAATTACTGGTAGTTTCTCCCAACTTCCCTTTCCTTTCCACTATCGAGTAAAAATCGGTGAAAGTGGTGATGTTAAAGTAATAATTGAAGTAAACTACCGCTCTCTTACCTACTATCAAGAGGGGGAAAGGCTTCATCTACTTTTGCGGGTTCGCTGTGCCCTTTTTTCTCAAAAGGGTCCCTTCTTGAAAAAGGAGGAGAGCAAGTCCTTGTTCTTCACCAGGGAGGAGCTCCTGAAGAAAGGAGATGAATCCATCTACTTCGAGCTATCCTTCACCGCGCCCTCGGGTTCTTACCTTCTGAGACTATCGCTCATCGATGAAAAGAGCGGGGAAAAAAGCGCAGGGGAAGTTAGGATCAACATCCCTTAA
- a CDS encoding alpha/beta hydrolase, giving the protein MDHSYFLPYLSPLAKWFSLVYLDLPGQGRSPEPASLRGYSIKEAAKSVKELVEKLSFDKVSLLGHSYGGFVSLRFAFDYPELLTTLILVSTAGSNRYRYRTIERFYQKAPDEMLREAEALSEMESFGEEELKRSFRTFLPFLFHQPPPPKELDAMTERIRFSPIANRFFNLFELPSFDFEKELPLINTPTLIISGKHDNNIPLEEGERLYRLMPNAKLVIFEKSAHFPFIEENERFLSEVRGFLSSYFKGC; this is encoded by the coding sequence TTGGATCACAGCTATTTCTTACCGTATCTTTCCCCATTGGCCAAATGGTTCAGCTTGGTATATCTCGATCTTCCAGGTCAAGGACGTTCTCCTGAGCCAGCTTCACTTCGCGGTTATTCTATCAAGGAGGCAGCAAAAAGTGTAAAAGAGCTTGTGGAAAAATTAAGCTTTGACAAAGTCTCTTTGTTGGGACATTCTTACGGTGGTTTCGTAAGCTTGAGGTTTGCCTTTGATTATCCTGAGCTCTTAACAACACTGATCCTCGTCTCCACGGCGGGAAGCAATCGTTATCGGTACCGAACGATAGAGAGATTCTACCAAAAGGCACCAGACGAAATGCTTAGAGAGGCAGAGGCACTTAGCGAAATGGAGAGTTTTGGCGAAGAAGAACTCAAGAGATCGTTCCGCACTTTTCTCCCCTTTCTATTTCACCAACCTCCACCACCAAAGGAACTTGACGCTATGACCGAGAGAATCCGGTTCTCTCCTATTGCCAACCGCTTTTTCAACCTATTTGAGCTTCCTTCGTTCGATTTTGAGAAAGAACTCCCTCTTATAAATACTCCCACCCTGATAATCTCAGGAAAGCACGATAATAACATCCCCTTGGAGGAAGGGGAGCGTCTTTACCGGCTGATGCCCAACGCTAAGCTGGTTATATTTGAAAAAAGCGCTCACTTTCCCTTTATCGAGGAAAATGAGCGATTTCTTTCCGAAGTAAGAGGCTTCCTCAGTTCCTACTTTAAGGGATGTTGA